TTGAACCTGGGCCATGGCGTTCTTGTTGGAACTCCTGAGGAAGCCGTGGCTCGGTTCTTTGATGTTGCAAGAAGCTTCAACTTTGGATCTGTTGAGGAGAAAGCTAAAGTTGCTGTCTAAATGtaaattgttttttttttccttGTAGAAATCAGTTTTAGTTCATTTGTCTGTTTAAATTTTGTCATTTAGGCTGCAGTACTTACCGTTTGATATGTAAAGTGTAATTCTTATGTGAAAAACAGAATTGTTTGTAGTCTGATTATTTTATCAAGGTATGGTATGCAGAAATATATAGTTAAGTACTCTATTTGGCAATATTTTAAAAAAATTCAGTTGCTTCATTTGTGATATGGAGGCCATAAGGGCATATGACCAttagagcactgggagtggtgactgaTGTCACTTGGCATGTCAGGCTTGACTTGTCGAGTCAGAAAAAGTGGGCAGTGGTGACCTCTGTAGTTGGGCAtgtcagtttatatttttattattatttttatgattttaattatgacataaatgaatataattataaaaattaacataaatagaaataacttccattaaaataaaaattaaacattACATTTCCTAATAATAAAAAACCATAcgattcctaaaaataaaaaaaagaaaaaaaaatattacgtTATCGCGATTAAAATGTTACAATTCGTTAACTATTTCGTCACCGCGATTATGCCATAGATGCGAAACTAGAGTATGTCGAAGATACTCATGCTCGTCTTTGTCACGCAGCTCTTTTGTCTTCTCGGCATATACATCACACCTTTCGTACCAAGTTGATCCTTGTAGGTTGTTGACAGGCAAGTAGTAAGATTTATTTTCAGCGATGTTAAAACCATTGTCTTCAATTATCATGTTGTGCAATATGATGCAACCATACATGATTCTTTTGATTTTGTTTACGCTATATGCCCTAGCAGGTTGTCTTAAAATACCCCAACGACCTTGCAAAATTCCAAATGTCCTCTCAACGTCTTTACGAGCTGCAGATTGTTTCTTTGTAAAGTATTTCCTTTTTGCGTCAACAACACTTGAGAATCCCTTAACGAAAGAAGCCCACGAAGGGTAAATCCCATCGGCAAGATAGTAGCCTCGATCGAAATCAACGTCCCCAATTTCGTATGGAACTTGAGGAGCCGTGTCAGTTAGTAAACTATCGAACAATGGAGATGCATTAAGGACATTCAAGTCATTGTTCGAACCGGCCATTCCAAAatatgcatgtcaaatccaattgtCATACGATGCAATGGCTTCCAACATGATTGTCGGGTAACCGTGATCGCCTCGGGTGAAATGCCCTTTCCATGCATTTGGACATTTACCCcaagcccaatgcatacaatcaatgcTTCCAAGCATTCCAGGAAAGCCGTGAAGTTCTTCATGTTTATGATACAAACGACGATATCGTCCTCGGTCGGTTCTCTCATGTATACATTACCATACAAGTCTATAATACATCTTGTAAAATTTTGCAAAGACTCACGTGATGTTCTCTCTGAAATTTATAAATATTCGTCAAATAGATCCGGTGAATCACCGTATGCTAGTTGACGAATGGCAGAAGTGACTTTTAAAATAGTAGATACTCCGAGAACACCACGTGCATCGGGACGTTGTTGAAAATAAGTAAACCACTTTGGTGCATTGGGACGAGTAGAGTAAGAAAGTATACCTTCAATTATTTTTTCAAGAAGACTTTGTGACATTCGATAACGCCGTTTGAAATATTCAGGGGGATACTTCGGATCTTGAACAAAATAATCTTTCATCAAACGATTGTGCGCTT
The window above is part of the Rutidosis leptorrhynchoides isolate AG116_Rl617_1_P2 chromosome 1, CSIRO_AGI_Rlap_v1, whole genome shotgun sequence genome. Proteins encoded here:
- the LOC139849323 gene encoding uncharacterized protein, translating into MAGSNNDLNVLNASPLFDSLLTDTAPQVPYEIGDVDFDRGYYLADGIYPSWASFVKGFSSVVDAKRKYFTKKQSAARKDVERTFGILQGRWGILRQPARAYSVNKIKRIMYGCIILHNMIIEDNGFNIAENKSYYLPVNNLQGSTWYERCDVYAEKTKELRDKDEHEYLRHTLVSHLWHNRGDEIVNEL